The DNA sequence CTTAATCTCGAAAGCTTCTTGTTCCAAAACATAATTATCAAGAAGCTATTTTTGTTTTAGACTGAATAGCTAAATTAGGCATCTGTAAGAAGATTTGGAATTATTGATTGCTCCATTCATGTTCAAGTTTCTTGAGCTTCTGATTTGCTTTTAGGGACAGATTGTGCAGAGCATTTCAGTATTTTGATTTCAATAGCTTTACTTTCTATCTATTCCTACATGTTTAAGGAGAAGCAAATAGAGTGCCAAATAGGTTAGCCCTCCTTACTAGCTTTAATTATGTTGATGAATTATGATTAGAATAGTCTCCCGTTATTATTTGGGACATGTTCTCTGAGGATCAATGTACTTTTACACTGGGCTTTAGTTTCATGTCCTCCCTATTATGTTCTGTTTCATCATTTATTAATATGTACGAGAGTGGGAAAGAGCATCCCAATTAGACTGGATACCAAACCCCtctaaaaaaaagagaaaaaaaagagttcATTGACACAAAAAAACATACACAAAATATACAAGTCAATTTTTCAACTTACATATTGACTAAGGAAGAAGTTTAGCCAAGATATCAATACCTCAAAGTATTTGTTTTCATGACACTCATCTGAGATGGTGCCATTAAAATGATGCACTTATATCGTATATAATGATATCATAACTAGAACCTCTTTTGTCTTCGTTGCTCCATCACTAAATTGAATCGGTCTAGTTATAATACTTGAATTTTATCCTGTCAAGGATTGTTGTCTAAGCGAAAAAAATCGTTATCATACTTATGATAGATCGCATTGACAACAGCAAAGGGAGAATTCAAGCTCATAATCGTGAATCGTAACATCCTAAAAGcttttcttattaaaaaaaaaaaaaaaaacatcctaATAGCTTCAAAACAAGAAGTTTTTTCCTAACAAGGAAAAATGTTGAACACAAAGTTTTTTTCAGTTATTGGCTTATTGCGTTCATTGGATGTCCAAAATTTTGCAAAGTCCTTCTCATTGgccagaaaaagaaattaagaagCCTTTGATGGTTTGGTCCCCTCAATATTTTATACATGTGGACTTATAGAGAAAAGCCCACTATCacaatttaaaattttgaaaatcaaaTCCTTTTCCCTCTTCTAGTCTTCTATATGAGGAATGCCCACCAGGTGTTTGTGAAAATGCCTGAGAGAGACTCAGTGGCCTCCACACCCCAACAATCCTCAATTCTGCGAAGATCTCCCAGATTTCTTCACCCCAAGACCACTCCAGAACCACAGAAACTCGCCACACCTCGCCGGAAGCCTCAGAGAAAGACCGCTGCAGAATCCGAAAACCAGAAAACCCCCAAATCCAAATTCAGAAGGAACGGGGCAAAAGCTTTGGATTGTAGACTTCTTGAGAAGAGTAACAGTCCAGAACCGGAGCAAACGGCCACGAGTCTCCGAAAGTCGCAGCGGCTTGTGGAATTGAAAGAGAGATCTGGGCAGTtggaaaaccctaaaacccccaaatttaAATCTAGAAGCGACAATGTGGTACGCTCTTTGAATCTTTCGATTGGCTCGAAGAAATTGAGTAAAGCCAATGCTGGGTCGAGAGAATCTAAGGTTTTGAATCAGGAGGTGGTCGTGGATGAAGCTGAGGATTCCTCCCCAGAGAGAGTCTCAAAGAACTTGGGGGAATCTCATTATGGGTCTCGTAATTGCGAGAAATCGAGTTCTGGGTCAAGAAAAGCTCCAAGATTGAACAATGTCAGTGATGGGTTTCAGACTCCTAGACGATCTTCGAGGTTGGGTGGTAAGCAGAATGTGGTTGACAAACAAACTGATAAGGCAACTAGTGGTAGATCTAAGAGTAAGTCcaaaatttctttggataaagaGAAGGTCTCAGGTGTTCGGAAAGATGGAGCTTGTGTGAATTCAGGCGAAATTGTTTTGGAAAAGAGCAAAAGGGTGAGTAAGAAAAGTTCAGTCGGTGGTGTTGAAACAGTTAGTGTGGAAGGTGGAGAGGGCAAAGCTCAAGAGTTAGATTGTGGAGATAAAAAAGTTGCGGttaggaggaagagaaagagaggtgGAGAAGATGTCAAGGTCGCCAAAGGTTGGACAAAGGAACAAGAATTGGCCTTGCAGAGAGCTTATTTGCTAGCAAAGCCGACGCCTGGTTTCTGGAAGCAGGTTTCTAAACTGGTATGCTTCTGATCCTTTAATTCAAAAAAGATCTTGTTTTCATGGCAAGCTGCTTATAGAATTCTTTCATGTTACTAAGAAGAATAAGATTAGATACATTTTGTAGTTCTAAAAGTTTCACCCTGCTTTCCCTTTAGCTTTTCTAATGCCAGTTTGAACAAGGTCATCGTTATAGTCTGCTAATACTTCTATTCCTTCACATTGTTTGAGAAAAGGGTGAACTTTTCCTCTAATTACATCAAGTGGAAAACTAATATGACTATAGAATCAAAATGTGACGAAAGGCACTGTGTTTGTATTTTTGAGTACTTTGTTTGTGACAAAAATGTAAATACGGACCATTTTGAACAAGTATTGGTATTGGAAGTACAGTTTTAGCCAAAGTCCAATATTGAGAGAgtgtaataagaacttatgtaAGAGCTCGAGATCTAGATTATCTTATTTATGAATATGGTAAACTTTTGTCATTGGTTTGACAATTAATTTCCTGTTTTATGATATGCTGGGACTAGAGTGTTCCTGTTGCTTTCACTTGTTTACATCAGCAATTATAACAGAACTGAAAGCCACTAAACTGCAGGAAAGTACTATAGTGCATGTGAGAATTCATATAAATTGTCTAGAAGATCATTCTGATTATTGGAAGTAGACTTGTAAGATATTTCATATAGGTACATAATCTTTCCAGTGAGTGATAGTGCTGGTTGCTTACAAGAAATTGGCCTTGACAGTTCTGCTCAATTCAGTGTGATCTCTTATTGTTTAGATATTTAATTTTGGAGGTGGCAGAATAGTCCACCCAGATAATGAACTCAATAATATTGCTAAGGGAATAAGGGATGGCAGTCCCTTGCAGCTTAACAGATGGGGTCACCTAACTGACCAGAACACATTTTCAGTCCTAAGCTTTGGATATCATGAATATTTGCTTCTCTTGGAGTTGTTTATGAGACCTAGTCTGATAGATATTGATTGTGTTTCATCAGACTAATGATTTCTAGTGGATTACATCAGGTAGCATAGTGATTTCTATTGAGTATGTGTTTTCAGGACCTGGTAATAGAGATTAAAGTTCAAGTTGGCTTTGCCCAAGAAAAGGATCCTGCTTATGAGATCTATACACCACAAGCCACATAGATTGAGTGAGAGTTTGATGACAAAAGTttccttgaaaaagaaaaatcataaattaCAAAAAGTGTaggaaaaaaattgtttttcatTGATTTATCATATGATGTAGGACAAGACAAGGAGACAAATTTAAGGTTACTATAGTTAGTCACTGAAGTAACCAAGTGTTTCCACAAAATTTATAAGCTTCATATCTGTGCCCCCTAAATGACTCCTGGAATTACTAATTTAGAGTCATGTTCTAATCAGCTGTAGTGCTATTTTTGTGCTCTAGTTTCCAAACTGCAGGTTCTCTACATAATTCTATATTGGAAGTTGAAAAAATCAGCTGCCATCAAAGTTTTTAGCTATGATGCTTTGTTAATTGAGACTTAAACTTGTTGTAGTAACATTTATCTTTCTCCTGTGACATACCATTGCTTATTCAGATACTGTAACTTATGTTTCCATACAAACTCAATCTCAGGTTCCCGGAAAGTCTGCACAGGATTGCTTTGATAGGATACATTCTGACCATATAACCCCACCCCAACCTCGTCCTCGGTCGAGGGCAAAGATTACTACAAATTCATCCCCCCTTGGAGGATTTTCACTCTCTGCAAGTAGACTGCTTAATCCTGTTGAGTCAAAGGCTAAAAGACATGGCTGCAGTAAACAGAGAAGCCATCTTGCGCAGAAAGCTGTCAGAGCATTATTACACAAGCATTATCAAGTGCACCAAGAGTTTGAGGCAGATCTATTTTCAGTACTTGAGCCAAGTGTAGGTCCATCTACTGAGACTTCTCAGCCTAGTGTTGTACCTTCTACTCCAACAAATTCACAGGTAAAGCAGGGATTCCTTCACAAGAGCAGTCAAATATCATCTGCGGGTCATAAGAAGCCCCTCTCAAGGTTTAGTAACTCATCTGAGACATCTCTTGTTAGTCCTCCGGTATTAAAGCAGGTCAAGAACAAGGTCTTGCATGAGAAATATATTGACCAATTGCATATCAGGGAAGCTAAGAGAAAAGCATTAGCTAAAAACACTAAAAAATCCACTGGTGGAATCGATGAAACACAAAAGAGTCATATTCAGGAGGTGGATCTGAGAACTGCAAAAATTGCCCTGGTTTCTGATGCAAGAGATGCTATAAATAAGCTCAAACATCTGCAGGAAAACTCCTCGGAGTCGGATGATGATGGAATTGCAAGggatgatgaggaagatgaagatgagacTTTGTAGTGTTATCCTCTCCTTTTCTTACACATGTATGACATTAACCAACATGTAGAATTTGTATCCCTGTAATTGAAGTTGCTTTCCTAGCTCCTGACTTTTGACCCTGTCTTATTTGTGTCATCATCCAAACGGATAAAATGAAAATAGAGGTTGTAGCTTTAAATCTCATTGTAACAGAAGAGAGAATCTTTCTCTGTTGGTAGACACTGACGAATCTCTGTTTTTTTCTGGCAACTATACTCATCTATGATATTTCCTTGACATGGAATGAAGTGTTCTATTAAAATGCCTCAAATAAGGTCCGAGTAAACAGCTTACTGCTTCGCATGGAGAAAAATTAAATTCCTAAATCCGTGCCTGTTGACAGAGGAGCATCTGCAATTATTTGAGAATTTGACATTCAAGGGTTACGGTGAAATGGAGAAATCAAAGTTTGTTTTGCCTTTGTTAATCcttaatataaaacaaaatttcTAATCTGCTTGGAAGATTTTGTTATTCATTTTCATATAATTATGCAATGCATTCAAAACTCATCTGCTTGCAGCTTGGTACGAACCTGAATTTCatcttggtttaaaaggaaggGAGATGGTAAAATGTTTGGTGTAATTTCGTCATCCATTAGTTCCTGATCCAAACTCAACCAATTTTGTCTCAAAATGTCCTAAATCATCTAGAGGTCTGTATCCCACAGATTTAAACCACCAATCTAGTTCAAACTAGTTCTGATCCTCAAGAAGAAAAACAGATACTTCTGGTAATGTGATGGAGCTTATGGGAGCAAAAATCATGCTTTTGCAGTTTTGCTACTTCATCAAACATGTATTGTCACTTCTTCACAACATTATGCTTGGCATCTAATCAAGAGAACAGAAGAAGTAGGGTTCTTTGGCCAAGTTAAAATataggaaaaagagaaaataagaAGTTGCTTTGGCTTGAAGGGACATGGAGGTAAGAGAATATTTTGATTACTTCCTGTCAGCAAAGATATGTCTAATCAGTTTTGCATTGTTTTCTTGGTGAATGAATTCCTCTTGTTGCTGTCAATGGTTTCTGTGTAGTTTGTTTTTTCTGGTGTTTCAGATATTCTTCAAAGATTTAGTGACAAGAGGTCTCCATCTGTAATCCCAAATTCGACTAAAATTATTTACAAATTCTTAGCATGACTTCATGTCCCCATAGCAACACatgaaaaatgaagaacattatcaaaaacaaagagaaaaagaagaagaagcctttATTGTCTATCTGGCATCAGCTTTTGTTAGATGAGGAACTAGTGACCCTTTCGGATTCTATATTGCCCAAATTTGATAGTTTATGATACAAATTAGGCTGAGAGATGGATCTGATAAAGGCACAATTATTTAACAAAATACAATGTTATTACAACTTCTCACTTGGAAAATCATTCATTATTCCTACAAGCACCTCCCTCCATACCCTGCATTTCTGAACAACGCTTGCTTTATTTCCTCAGAATTAATCATTGTTCTCTGCTCTGCTCCCTGAAGCCATTAGAGAAACCCAAGTCAAATTAAGCATGCACATTACTTAACCATAAATTTGACTAACCAATTGAGTTGTATGCATACCTCTGAACAAGAGGCTTGCAATGAAAAATCATTGAAGCAGCTTATAACACACTGCTGAATCTCAAGGCCAAGTGCTTCTATAGTGCTCACTGTTGAAAGCAGCAATCCTGGCTTGGCTGCACAGCAGATGTCTATTCTGGTGTCCATGTCTCTCCTCTCCACATCAAACTGCAAATATGGGCAATGAGGCCAAAATTAAAAAGGATTTTGGTTTTGAGGTCATAACATGCAAAATGGTATAtaaattttagtattttaccTTGGGGGAATTTCTCACCAAGACCTCACTTGGGTTTAGGTCCTTGTTGATGCCTATTAAGCTGAACTGATTTGTACCCTCTTCAGTTTTCTCTTCTTGCAACTTGCTGATTCTTTCCAAAAGCTCTTTCATGTAGTCTATTGTGTCTCCAAGTATAGATGTTCTGTCCATCTGCTAGTATTATTGCATCAATCGTTCAATTAATGCTTAGAACTAAGAAAAGAAGGGAAATTTCAACAAATGTAGAACATAAACTCACCTTGCTAATCTTGGGGACTATTGATCTGAGCATGGAAAGGCGGTCATTCAAGcgcttccttcttcttctctctgccATTAGGTTCTTTGAAGGCTGCCCTTCTAACTTCTTAGGCTTGCTGCTGCAGCTTCTCTTTCCACCACACAATCCCATATTGAAAGCCACAGGCATGTCACCATGATCTGTAGTGATAGTAGTGCCTTGTTGCTCTGTCTCAACTTTGCAAGTACTGTTCTTGCTCTCTTCCAACTCCAAACAGCTGCTCTGGTTTTCACTCCCAAGGAAATTTCCAAACTCCTCATCCTCCACCATTGAAGGGTAGTCTTGATCTTGGGGTGGGAATGGAGGGGTATTGCTGTCATTGTTGTTGGTGTATGAGGATTCAATATCAGCTGGGACTGTGAGCACCCCACCTCCATCAACAAAAGGGAAGGATGAGGCTTGCTGCTCAGTGAGTAATGGACATTCAAAGGTTGGCTCAGTTTGGGTGGAGAACACACCAAATTCTGGGTTTGATGAGGAAACTAGAACTGGGTTCGCTTCAAAATTGGAATCAAAGCTCCACCCATTATTCATAGGAAAGAACTCATTAAACCCAGAAGAGTATGTGTTCCAACTCTCTCTTCTAATTGGAGCTAGTAGCTCCTCCAAGAACCCATGTTGAGTAAGCTCCATCTCAcactctcttctctctttcactGTTCAAGGAGGAAGGAAGCTTGGTAAAATGGGTAGCAACCAAAAAATTTGAAGGGTTTCAggtcaagaaaaagaaagcaatAGAGTGTTGTGTATGTTGTTGTGTCACTTGTGTGTGTGAAGCAGCAGAACCTAAAGAGGGGCTAGGCTAAGCTATACCCTAAGAATGAATGaaaaaggaatctgctttttcaTCTcactcctctttctctctctcaatctcaagGTGAATTTATGTCTTTTTCACCGAAATTATTAATCCGGACAAACTTATAATTTTATATCCATGCCTTGAAAAAGCTTTGACCCACAAATCTGTCTGAACCCAAAAAGGAtgctttctcaaaaaaaaaaaaaaaaacccaaaaattatGCACTTAGCAAAAGACTGTCAGGTATTTTGTTTACTAATTTTCTTTACACAAATTTTTCTGCAACTTAATGAATCTAACTGGATGAACATGCAGAATGAAACTATGCATTCTCTTTCTTCCTCACTTTAATGACTAGAAAGACTAGGTAGGCTTGGATAAAAACGCCTAAGTTGTCTCTACGTGGGATTAATAATGTGCTAATCTAATTTGTTCTATGTGATTAGTTCGTGTAATCTGATTAATTAATTCTCATTGTCCTGAAAAAGGTATTCAAGGAAACAGGAAACAAATTCCTATTAGGGAAGCTTATATAAGTTCGTTTTCTAATATTTCATCGTTTCTCTTAATTTTGGAGTTTCTTGCAACTATCCAACGTGAAGATGTCTTTCTCTAAGAATATAAGTACATATACCCATAttaatttaatcgaacaaaaaaaaaatcattctaaTTTTactaatttaatcaaagaaaaaaaatcatattaatcTCTACGAAATATAATCACAATATAGTGTGTAAGGTATCTTAGACATTAATAATTATCGCCGCTGTATTCAAATTCAACAATTTATATTTTAACTCTTAAATTTTTATGATAATATACTAAAGTTGGACTTCTTGTTCAATATTAGGATGCAGACGTATTTAAATCATATTTAGACAATTAGCACAATaattttataaacttatagCCGCACTTAAGTGACTAATTAAGTTGGATGACAGCAACGAATTATAGGAAGGTTTACCAGTGAGTCCATAACATGGAAACTTAGGTCTAAATGGTATATGTCGAACATTTTCTCACGCGAATGCCGTTTTTTTACATGCTTCTTCATAGGGATGAATCTTTTGACTAATATCTCAAAAAATGAATTGCCCTCAACACTAGTATAGCACAACCTAAAAATTGCAGCAAGCACATGTCAAAATTGAACAACATGCTAAAGAAAAATCTACATATGCATTACCTAGAGAAACTTTTAATATTTATAGGACAAAGCAGGTTTCAATTCCTGATGTGAATAAGTAATAATTTATCTTGTGTTAGAGTCAAACAATTAATTCTCTAAGGCACATCTTGTCTTATGTTTGTCTTAGTTCAAGATGAGATGATTATGCCGTTTACAACCTGTTGGAAGGACGATTAATCAACCTCAATTGCATATATGTCgagactaaatttttttttttttagaatgaatgTCGAGACTTACTTATAATTTAgtgtttcttaaaaaaaaaaaatcacaatttatTATGTAGTTTTAAAAAGATAAAGTTACAGACAATATTACAGACTTACGGTCGTGCCTATTAACATGTTGCATGATGAATCTAAACTTATAGGATggataataataaaataattaaaatttatttatttttctcacCATTCTTAACcgttaaattaaaatttaagaTTAGTTAAGCATAATTGAGTAGGAAATATGTCATTGAATATGTGTACATAAATCAAATATGTACATGTTCGCGGGCAGATTGCGACAAAAATATTTCAGCATTTTCTATGTGGCATTTCGTACTATCCATGCATGCATCACGATTCCACCTTTATTTTATATTATTAAGGGAATCATTAATATCCCCAAGTTTGATGGATTATTAAACCAACTATTCCTGCTGAATTATGAGTATATATTGAGAATATTGCTTATGGAGATAAATTAATCTCTGAATATGGGTTGCTTCGGTCTTACACATCATCCAATTTTGAAATGGGCCAATCGGACTTCAATAACACGTGCAGtgcagttcttttttttttttgagatgcaGTTCTATGTAGGTGTAACATATCTTAATTAGCAACGAATAATTAAGTGCACGGACGTGCACTTGTACTAACATAAATGGACGGTTGGATAACATTaagtatatttttttgttattataaAAAAAGATTTCCTATAAATATCAACGACTCAAAACTGCTGAAATTCATGATTTACTTGCACCACCAGTGCATAAAAGAATTTTTCTTAATTAGCTTTAAATTACTGATTGAACTGATAATATAAAAAGCAACAATGATAATTCTTATGTAAGTTGGAATTGTATTGAGgctgtaaattttttttctcataaaataaattaaacacaattaatttgtttttgtttttttttgaataattgagCCAGTAGGGCgaatatatattcatcacaagccagaataggtcATTACACACTCTTCCGCTGTCATCTATAGAcggacaagaagatagtggtagtacccacaatggtacataaataatagacccactcattgtaCAACGAGTACGTAGACATAGCGGGAatccccctttggtactacgctgGAGGTGCTAGAAAGATCCGGCCCTTCCAACCTAACTCTTTAACCAATAAACCTAgctgcctagagacctcaattggtgtacacctAGATCCACTGAGAATTAAGTTGACAGGACCATACCAAATGCAGAAAACTAAATGCACAAAGGTGCCTAGACTGTCCCTGAAAACGGAACCTTATTGTAAATAGACaaagctaaaaacatagaaaaggCTTAGGGCTAAAACAACCCTAGCCTAAATAAAAGCCCAATGGTCAGCCCAATAGAGAAGGGCCCAACTCAAGGTCCAGCAAGCCAGGGTTGACCCAAACCCAGTCACCCTTCCACCACGTCTGCAGCCGCCTCTGCAACCCCGCCGTGAACCAGCCCCGCCATGAGCCGCACCGCCAAGCTTCGTTACAAGCCAGCACCGCCTCGAGCACCAAGTCACTGCAGATCCAGCGCCTAGCCCCAATCGCCGCAAGCCGCGCCATCGCCTAGATGCCCACGAAACGCCGCCGCCGGATCGCACCATCCCTGCACAGAATAACTACCACAGACGCCCAGAAAGTGCGCCCACGTTTGCCGTCAAAACCAAGCCGCCAAACCATAAGCCATAGCCACCTCCTCTCCCGACCTCAGCCCAGGGCATTGAAGTGTCCGTCCGGCAGCCAGCAAACGACGATGAGGCCGAAGCCAGCACCATCGACGGCCGCCACCGGACAGGGAACAATCTGGTGGGTTTGGTGCTCTCTCGCGGCGCTAGGGAGAGAGTTCTCGGGTTTTAGGTTTCGACCTTCTGTAGATTGCAAATAAACACAATTAAAGAATCAGTTAAATAGTGTAACCTTGATCCAGAATGCTTTGAGAGTTAAAAATCAATGTTAACAATATTTTTACAGTTAGTTCGAGCAATGATGAAGCAATTATAATTGCACGTGATGAGAAGGTTAACCAAGATTGCAATGCTTTGTGTGGTTGTTGCTCTAGCCAGCGGTACCGAAAAGGTCGTTTTTCAAGGAATGCAACATGGTAGCTCATGGTTTAGCTAAGTCAATTTTGTATGAAAATGCTAGTCTCTATTATATGGAGGAAGGGCCGGAATGGCTAATGAAGTCGATTGAATCCGACTTACTTAATTGTAACCTTTATTTACATTAATGAATGGTTActgatttgataaaaaaaaaatatatcaaggATTATATTTTTagaagggctaaatacaaattactaccttgtggtttaggtccaaaatcaattcagtccatgAACTTCTAAGAGCAAGTGCACTGGTTTCACCTTGACTGGTCATAGTCAAGAAAAAGCTGACGTGGTGACCGGCCATGGAAGAAACGAGTTTGCAGCGGAGGAGTCTTGCCCGGGCAAACTTCACCCCTTCATGACTACAGCCAAAGAAATAGTCAATTCCATGACTATTTCCATGACCGATCAAGGAAGGAAGGCCACACAAGCCCAGCCTTCACGTGGCTGACGTGAGCATGCTGCCAAAACCCATCGACGCGCCTTTGCTTGGAAGTGGACAACACCATGAAGACACGTGGCGCCGCAACTTGATGGAAGGCTGGTCGCTTGTCGCGTAGCGGTAGAGAGAGGGGCCGGCATGCCACGTGGAATCCAACCGTTGGTCCAATTTGAAATCTGATCCCAACGGTCATGAAATCTCAGCCCTTTATTTCAATTAAATGGGAAATCATACGGCTAAGgattaacatgtatatatatgtttgaattCGAGGCCCAACGGTCATGAAATCTCAGCCCTTCATTTTAATTAAATGGGCAATCCTACGGTTTACaattaacatgtatatatatgtttgtaacgttaataaacggtaactaaaaaaattttaaaaaattctaaacatttctccataaatacctaccatttattttacaactcacacaacaaaatttatctttcatagtaacccaattttttgcttcctcctcttcatatagctctcatctTCCAAATTTATTTATATCCAATATGGCTGAAGAAAGGGGAAACACAGGTCCA is a window from the Rosa chinensis cultivar Old Blush chromosome 2, RchiOBHm-V2, whole genome shotgun sequence genome containing:
- the LOC112188196 gene encoding transcription factor bHLH93 — encoded protein: MELTQHGFLEELLAPIRRESWNTYSSGFNEFFPMNNGWSFDSNFEANPVLVSSSNPEFGVFSTQTEPTFECPLLTEQQASSFPFVDGGGVLTVPADIESSYTNNNDSNTPPFPPQDQDYPSMVEDEEFGNFLGSENQSSCLELEESKNSTCKVETEQQGTTITTDHGDMPVAFNMGLCGGKRSCSSKPKKLEGQPSKNLMAERRRRKRLNDRLSMLRSIVPKISKMDRTSILGDTIDYMKELLERISKLQEEKTEEGTNQFSLIGINKDLNPSEVLVRNSPKFDVERRDMDTRIDICCAAKPGLLLSTVSTIEALGLEIQQCVISCFNDFSLQASCSEGAEQRTMINSEEIKQALFRNAGYGGRCL
- the LOC112185822 gene encoding uncharacterized protein LOC112185822, encoding MRNAHQVFVKMPERDSVASTPQQSSILRRSPRFLHPKTTPEPQKLATPRRKPQRKTAAESENQKTPKSKFRRNGAKALDCRLLEKSNSPEPEQTATSLRKSQRLVELKERSGQLENPKTPKFKSRSDNVVRSLNLSIGSKKLSKANAGSRESKVLNQEVVVDEAEDSSPERVSKNLGESHYGSRNCEKSSSGSRKAPRLNNVSDGFQTPRRSSRLGGKQNVVDKQTDKATSGRSKSKSKISLDKEKVSGVRKDGACVNSGEIVLEKSKRVSKKSSVGGVETVSVEGGEGKAQELDCGDKKVAVRRKRKRGGEDVKVAKGWTKEQELALQRAYLLAKPTPGFWKQVSKLVPGKSAQDCFDRIHSDHITPPQPRPRSRAKITTNSSPLGGFSLSASRLLNPVESKAKRHGCSKQRSHLAQKAVRALLHKHYQVHQEFEADLFSVLEPSVGPSTETSQPSVVPSTPTNSQVKQGFLHKSSQISSAGHKKPLSRFSNSSETSLVSPPVLKQVKNKVLHEKYIDQLHIREAKRKALAKNTKKSTGGIDETQKSHIQEVDLRTAKIALVSDARDAINKLKHLQENSSESDDDGIARDDEEDEDETL